The Armatimonadota bacterium genome contains the following window.
GATAAGAGGAAAAAGTTGGCGAGTGTAAAACCTAGCCATCCGACGGCCAAAAAGCCAAAGCCATGCAATAAATAGTCCAATTGTTATTAGTGAATTCGGCCGGCAGACAGCACTCACCCCAAGTAAAATGCCTGCTCCTAGGAATCTGCCGGCGCTGGGCCGTTCAATCGCACGCATTAGAAGCAGTATAGAACACAGATTAATAGCAATCGCCAGCGTTTCAGTGAGAATTTTAGCCTCAAGGTATACAAGCGGAGCATAAAAGAGGATAAGCAACATTGCAATCAAGCCAGATAGATGGCCAAAAAGCTTTCTTCCCAAAACGTAAACAAGACAGGCATTGACTATGCCGAGGGCCGCCTGAAGGATGTATATTGGAGTAAAATTATGGCCAAAAATCTTATACAAAATCGCCAGAAAATACGGATATAGCGGTGCCATGTAGAATGGCATCGGACCATATCCCTTTCCCGCAGCAACTCGCTGAGCCCACTCGTCGTAGTAACGTGAGTCCACAATCATAATCGAATAGTAAGGGGCATTCGCCTTGTATTGCAGAAGGTAGACAACCCGAATTGCGATTGCTAGGACCACAACAAGGCTCAGCTGAACAATCTGATTGCTAGCAATGGCTGAAGAAAAAAGAGCTATTTTTGACTTGGGGCCTTTACGTTTGCTTTCAGAAGACATTCTTGCATTGTCCTCTTGCTTTTCAATTATTTGGCTCGGGCATTTTTGCACTCAGGGCTTGGAGGAATGCAGGATTCGGCTCGAACCCATACTTCTGCGCAAGGCGAACATGTTTCCATGCTTCAGCATACCGAGCTTTATGAAACAACGCAACTGCCAAGTTAAAATGCGCTTGCGAAAAGTCCGGTTTCAACTCCACTGCTTTGGTAAAATGACGCAACGCCTTGTCTTGCTCACCTTGAGCGCCGAATATATTTCCCAGGTTGAAATGCGCCTGCGCGTTATTTGGGTCGAGGCGGACGGCGCTATCAAAATGTACCTTTGCCAAGTCAAGGCGGCCTTGCTTTGCAAGTATAATACCAAGGCTATTGTGGGCATCTGCACACCTGGGGTCAGCTTGCAATGCCTTCGCAAAATGCTCTGCCGCCTCGTCCGTTCGCCCTTGCTGTTCAAGCAAAAGCCCCAAATTTAGGTGAGCCTTAGCATAATTTGGCCTCAGTCTGACCGCCTCAAGATAGTGTCTAATTGCTTCTTCGGTCTCGCCTTTTCCAGCCAGAACTACACCTAGATTATAATGAGCAGTTGCGTCATTAGGATTAGCCTCAAGGGCTTCTTCGTATTTTTGTATAGCTTCCTGTGCATTGCCGCCGCCAGCCAATGCATTAGCCAAATTGTTCCTGGCTTCCGGGAAATTGGGATCAATTCTTAGAGCCTCCCTGAAGTGGTGTATAGCTTCCTTCACGTTGCCGCGGTCGAGAAGGAGAAGCCCCAGGTTATTGTGTGCGCTTACATGCTCGGGATTTAGGCGAAGCACTTCGTTGTACTCCTCAATCGCCTCATCAGTCCTTCCAATCTTCGCCAGCGCAACACCCAGGTTATACCGAGCCATTGAATCTCTTGGCTCTACACGGACGGCCTGTCGGTAATGTTCCAACGCCTCGTCAAGTTTACCTTCAGCCTCCAAAGCAACAGCAAGTTGCCCATGTGCAACGGCATTTCTCGCTGTCACTGCGAGCGCCCGCTCGAATAGAGTGAATGTGTTTTTCCAGTATCCCAGTTGGACCGCAGTAGATATCATCAATGCAACAACTGCCAATCCAGCCGCGAATGGAAGAACGTCAGACTTAGAAAACAAAGAAACGGACGTCAGTTTACAGCCAAGGGGCAATGAGGAAGCGTTATTTCCGGTGTTGGCCGTCGGCAACCTATCACTTTGCCGAGTGCTCCCGACCAGCTCAGGCAATCCCCATGTGATAATAATGGACAAGCCAATTAGAGGAACATATGTATACCTATCAGCCATTGCCGCTCCGCCAACTTGGACAAGACCTAGGACTGGAATTAGGGTTCCGAGGTACCAAAACCAGCCAACTGGGAGGTATGGCGCCCTCCTAGCCAGCCTGAGCACAAAGAAAGTAATTCCTATCAAAACCAGCGCCGACATGATGACTTCCCATATAGGGAGACTTCGCCCTGGATGCGGATAGAACACCGAAAGCTTTGCTGGCCACAGCATTTTTCCAATATAGGCGACATAAGCCACGATTCCATTCGCTATCCGAACGCCCAACGAGAATTGAGCCAAATCCCTTACTGCACCTTCTTCCCTCTGGACGAGATATGTAACAATGCAAGATAAGGCAGACAGGACAAACAGGGGAATTTTCTCTAACACGAGTCTCCTCGCTCCGCTGGTAGGCATATCAATTAACGAGCAACGATTTAATGGAGTACGGCCAAGGGGCCAGTAATCTAATAGCAGCAGCGCGAAAGGCAATGTGACAAGCATTGGCTTTGACATTAGACCAAGCACGAAAAAAACGACTACGGGAACATAAGTTTTTATACAAGGAGATTGGACAAATCGAATATACGCCAGTATTGTAAGCAATAAAAAAGCTGTGCTCAGCACATCCTTTCTCTCTGCAATCCATGCAACTGATTCGATACGCAATGGATGAACAGCGAATAAAGCCGCAATAAATGCGCTTCGCCAAATTGCAAAGGTTGCCTTATATAAAACAAGAAACAAGAGTACTGCACTTACAGCATGCACCAATAAACTTGTGAGATGATGCCCCGCAGAATTCAATCCAAAAAACTCAACATCAACCATGTGCGAAATCCAAGTTAATGGGTGCCAATTCGCAGTGTGTGTCGTCTTGAATGCCCATGCTACGCTGGCGTATGTTAGCCCGCTCCTCACAAAAGGATTGTTGTGAATAAACTCCGGGTCATCGAGGTTTATAAACTGGTTTCTTAGCACCCGGCAGAAAGCAACCAAGGTTATGGCAAACAGAACAATGGCAATTTTCCAATGAGCAGGCCACTTAGATGACTTCTTCATTGCTTAGGCTCCGGCATTTTCTCTGAGAGCGCACGAAGAAATTGAGGATGTATTTTTCCGCCGTACTTTCGAGAAAGCTTCACTTCCTCCCAAGCACCGGCATAATTACCAACAAAATATAGCGCAACCGCCAGATTATTATGCGCCGCCGCAAGTTTAGGCACAAGCTCCAGAACTTTTCGGTATTCTTCGATGGCTTCATTATACTTCCTCTGCTTAAATAGTATGTTTGCTAATCTGTAATGAGGCACTGGATTCTCTGGCTGAATTTGAACTGCCGCGCGGTAGTGTTCAACAGCGTTGTCTAACTGTCCCAACTTTGCAAGCTCATTTGCTAAGTTAATATGAGCACTGGCGTAGGTGGGATTTATCCGTATTGCCTCCAAATAGTGCCCCAAAGCTTCATTAGTCTTCCCCAAAGAGATTAGAACCACTGCCAGGTTATTGTGCGCCTCTGCAAAATTTGGGTTAAGCCTGATGGCAGCCTCATAATGTTCAATAGCTTCCTGCAAGCGACCTTTTTGCGCTAGTGCGATTCCAAGGTTATTGTGCGCCATTGCGTATTTTGGATCAAGTTCAATTGCCCGCTGGTAATATGTCATCGCCTCATCAATTCTGCCAAGATCCGCCAACGACACACCCATATTATTGTTCAACTGGGCGTCATCAGGCCGAAGTTCCAGGCCTCTAGCATAATGTTTGATAGCCAATTCATACTTGCCT
Protein-coding sequences here:
- a CDS encoding glycosyltransferase family 39 protein — encoded protein: MSSESKRKGPKSKIALFSSAIASNQIVQLSLVVVLAIAIRVVYLLQYKANAPYYSIMIVDSRYYDEWAQRVAAGKGYGPMPFYMAPLYPYFLAILYKIFGHNFTPIYILQAALGIVNACLVYVLGRKLFGHLSGLIAMLLILFYAPLVYLEAKILTETLAIAINLCSILLLMRAIERPSAGRFLGAGILLGVSAVCRPNSLITIGLFIAWLWLFGRRMARFYTRQLFPLIIGVVLAIAPVTARNYFIGNDLVLITSNGGIVFAQANNEAANGVSSAMAGFSASIMTQQQEEMAIASRALGHQVKPSESAAFWFRQGLTFIRDHPGRFIRLLALKLLWSLHDVEARCSFNVYLE
- a CDS encoding tetratricopeptide repeat protein — translated: MKKSSKWPAHWKIAIVLFAITLVAFCRVLRNQFINLDDPEFIHNNPFVRSGLTYASVAWAFKTTHTANWHPLTWISHMVDVEFFGLNSAGHHLTSLLVHAVSAVLLFLVLYKATFAIWRSAFIAALFAVHPLRIESVAWIAERKDVLSTAFLLLTILAYIRFVQSPCIKTYVPVVVFFVLGLMSKPMLVTLPFALLLLDYWPLGRTPLNRCSLIDMPTSGARRLVLEKIPLFVLSALSCIVTYLVQREEGAVRDLAQFSLGVRIANGIVAYVAYIGKMLWPAKLSVFYPHPGRSLPIWEVIMSALVLIGITFFVLRLARRAPYLPVGWFWYLGTLIPVLGLVQVGGAAMADRYTYVPLIGLSIIITWGLPELVGSTRQSDRLPTANTGNNASSLPLGCKLTSVSLFSKSDVLPFAAGLAVVALMISTAVQLGYWKNTFTLFERALAVTARNAVAHGQLAVALEAEGKLDEALEHYRQAVRVEPRDSMARYNLGVALAKIGRTDEAIEEYNEVLRLNPEHVSAHNNLGLLLLDRGNVKEAIHHFREALRIDPNFPEARNNLANALAGGGNAQEAIQKYEEALEANPNDATAHYNLGVVLAGKGETEEAIRHYLEAVRLRPNYAKAHLNLGLLLEQQGRTDEAAEHFAKALQADPRCADAHNSLGIILAKQGRLDLAKVHFDSAVRLDPNNAQAHFNLGNIFGAQGEQDKALRHFTKAVELKPDFSQAHFNLAVALFHKARYAEAWKHVRLAQKYGFEPNPAFLQALSAKMPEPNN